A single window of Pelorhabdus rhamnosifermentans DNA harbors:
- a CDS encoding DegT/DnrJ/EryC1/StrS family aminotransferase — protein MMQKKMGVGYAYVGELEKKYVNMALDAGRLSQGEFVYKFEKKFAELHQQKYGVACNSGTSALHIALEALKEKYSWPERAEVLVPAITFIATSNACLYAGLQPVFVDVDPITYNMNPNLIESKITSKTVAIMPVHTFGQPCEMDAIVNISKKYNLKIVEDCAEAHFAKYKNKSVGSFSEIASFSTYVAHTITTGVGGIIVTDDTQLAEISRSLIAHGRACTCEQCIASNPNAVCKLRMKTKIDKRFMMVRLGYSYRIGELEGALGIAQLENHEYIMKTRKKNADYMTKALQQCQKFLQLPSFPNYVDHSFMMYPIVVKESANFSRNDLVCFLEEHNIESRPMLPLLNQPIYRELFGDLEDDFPVAKWINQQGFYIGCHHGLVVEDLDFVVSVIKDFIQSHNVVI, from the coding sequence ATGATGCAGAAAAAAATGGGTGTAGGTTATGCTTATGTAGGTGAGCTAGAAAAAAAGTATGTCAATATGGCACTTGATGCAGGCCGATTATCACAAGGTGAATTTGTATATAAGTTTGAAAAAAAATTTGCGGAATTACACCAACAAAAATATGGAGTAGCATGTAATAGCGGGACGTCGGCACTGCATATTGCTTTGGAAGCATTAAAAGAAAAATACAGCTGGCCGGAAAGGGCGGAAGTATTAGTTCCTGCCATTACTTTTATTGCTACATCCAATGCCTGTTTATATGCGGGGCTACAACCTGTTTTTGTTGATGTTGATCCAATCACATATAATATGAATCCTAACTTAATTGAGTCTAAAATTACCTCAAAGACAGTGGCTATTATGCCTGTGCATACTTTTGGACAGCCTTGTGAAATGGATGCTATCGTTAATATTAGTAAAAAGTATAATCTTAAAATAGTCGAAGATTGTGCAGAAGCTCATTTTGCAAAATATAAGAACAAAAGCGTAGGCAGTTTTAGTGAGATAGCAAGTTTTAGTACGTATGTTGCTCATACGATTACAACAGGAGTCGGAGGCATCATCGTAACTGATGATACACAACTGGCTGAAATTAGTCGTTCGCTCATAGCCCATGGAAGAGCCTGTACCTGTGAGCAGTGCATTGCATCTAATCCCAATGCAGTATGCAAGTTACGCATGAAAACGAAGATAGATAAACGGTTTATGATGGTAAGATTGGGATATAGCTATCGTATCGGGGAACTTGAGGGGGCTTTGGGAATCGCGCAATTAGAAAACCATGAATATATTATGAAGACAAGAAAAAAGAATGCTGATTATATGACAAAGGCCTTGCAACAGTGTCAGAAATTTTTACAATTGCCGTCTTTCCCTAATTATGTAGATCATTCATTCATGATGTATCCAATTGTAGTAAAAGAAAGTGCGAATTTTTCTCGAAATGATTTGGTATGTTTTTTAGAGGAGCACAATATCGAAAGCCGTCCTATGTTGCCTTTATTAAATCAACCTATATATAGAGAGTTATTTGGCGATCTTGAAGATGATTTTCCGGTTGCCAAATGGATTAATCAACAAGGGTTTTACATTGGGTGTCACCATGGGCTAGTCGTAGAAGATCTGGATTTTGTGGTTTCTGTTATTAAAGATTTTATACAATCACATAATGTTGTTATATAA
- a CDS encoding NAD-dependent epimerase/dehydratase family protein, with amino-acid sequence MRILLTGGSGMVGKNFFEHPQTSAFEVLSPTRGKLNLFDYIAVENYIHKVNPDIIIHAAGKVGGIEANISSPVAFLVENLDMGRNIVMAARNVGVTKLLNLGSSCMYPHEAINPLKEENILRGELEPTNEGYALAKIMTTRLCEYISRENPRYQYKTLVPCNLYGRWDKFDPQYGHLIPAVIHKLHQAKKIGKKEVTIWGDGTAKREFMNAADFADALVYAVNNFESLSPVMNIGLGYDYSINEYYQFIANTVGYNGTFIHDISKPAGMKQKLVDISKQRAWKWQANMEIQEGIAKTYAFYLERFE; translated from the coding sequence ATGCGTATATTACTAACAGGCGGTTCGGGGATGGTAGGAAAAAATTTTTTTGAGCATCCTCAAACGTCAGCTTTTGAAGTTCTATCACCGACGCGTGGAAAACTGAATTTATTTGATTATATAGCGGTAGAAAATTATATTCATAAGGTAAATCCGGATATAATTATTCATGCTGCCGGTAAGGTCGGGGGGATTGAGGCCAATATTAGCAGCCCAGTAGCTTTTTTAGTAGAAAACCTGGATATGGGGCGGAATATTGTTATGGCTGCTAGGAATGTGGGTGTTACCAAATTGCTCAACCTGGGAAGTTCTTGTATGTATCCGCATGAAGCGATTAATCCGCTAAAAGAAGAGAATATTTTACGGGGAGAATTAGAACCGACTAATGAAGGATATGCCTTGGCCAAAATAATGACTACTCGCTTATGTGAATATATTTCACGTGAAAATCCGCGATATCAATATAAAACATTGGTTCCGTGCAATTTATATGGACGTTGGGATAAGTTTGACCCGCAATATGGACATCTGATTCCAGCCGTCATTCATAAATTGCATCAAGCCAAAAAAATCGGTAAAAAAGAAGTAACAATTTGGGGTGACGGGACTGCAAAAAGGGAATTTATGAATGCTGCAGACTTCGCCGATGCCTTGGTATATGCGGTAAACAATTTTGAAAGTCTATCACCTGTGATGAATATCGGTCTTGGCTATGATTATAGTATTAATGAGTATTATCAATTTATCGCCAATACAGTTGGATATAATGGGACATTTATTCATGATATAAGTAAGCCTGCCGGAATGAAACAAAAATTAGTGGACATTTCAAAACAAAGAGCCTGGAAGTGGCAGGCGAACATGGAAATTCAAGAGGGGATTGCCAAAACATATGCATTTTATTTAGAAAGGTTTGAATAA
- the gmd gene encoding GDP-mannose 4,6-dehydratase has translation MKKALITGITGQDGAYLAEFLLNKGYEVHGIKRRASLFNTQRIDHLYQDPHEENARLQLHYGDMTDSTNLIRIIQDVQPDEIYNLAAQSHVQVSFETPEYTANSDALGTLRLLDAIRILGLAQKARFYQASTSELYGLLQETPQRETTPFYPRSPYAVAKLYGYWITVNYREAYEMFACNGILFNHESPLRGETFVTRKITMAVAQIKLGIQKKLYLGNLNAKRDWGFAKDYVEAMWLMLQQDNPEDFVIASGQTHSVREFVELAFKEVGITIEWQGSGVQEKGIDHTNGQIIVEVDSRYFRPTEVEFLLGDAAKARRKLGWQPKTSLPELVAMMVQEDFKNAQRDLLCKQNGFSTY, from the coding sequence ATGAAGAAAGCCTTGATTACAGGCATTACTGGTCAAGATGGGGCATATTTGGCAGAGTTTCTTTTAAATAAAGGCTACGAAGTGCACGGTATAAAAAGAAGAGCTTCACTTTTTAATACGCAAAGAATCGATCATTTATATCAAGACCCCCATGAAGAAAATGCCCGCTTGCAGTTGCATTATGGCGATATGACGGATTCTACGAATTTAATTCGCATTATACAGGATGTGCAGCCTGATGAAATCTATAATTTAGCAGCACAGAGTCATGTACAGGTATCTTTTGAAACGCCGGAATATACGGCGAATTCCGATGCTTTAGGTACATTGAGATTGTTGGATGCAATACGAATATTAGGATTAGCGCAAAAAGCACGGTTTTATCAGGCATCAACAAGTGAACTGTATGGTTTATTGCAAGAGACACCGCAGAGAGAAACAACCCCTTTTTATCCGCGAAGCCCTTACGCAGTGGCTAAGTTGTACGGATATTGGATTACTGTCAACTATCGGGAAGCATATGAAATGTTTGCTTGCAATGGTATATTATTTAATCATGAATCTCCTTTGCGCGGCGAAACTTTTGTCACACGTAAGATTACAATGGCTGTAGCGCAAATTAAACTTGGAATACAAAAAAAACTCTACCTGGGAAACTTAAACGCCAAAAGAGATTGGGGATTTGCGAAAGACTATGTGGAAGCCATGTGGCTTATGTTACAGCAAGATAACCCAGAAGATTTTGTGATTGCCAGCGGACAGACTCATTCGGTGCGCGAATTTGTAGAACTTGCATTTAAAGAAGTGGGGATTACCATTGAATGGCAAGGAAGCGGTGTTCAAGAAAAAGGCATTGACCATACCAATGGTCAGATTATTGTAGAAGTAGACTCACGCTATTTCCGGCCGACTGAGGTGGAGTTTTTATTGGGTGATGCTGCCAAAGCCAGAAGAAAATTAGGCTGGCAACCTAAAACTTCTTTGCCTGAATTGGTAGCCATGATGGTACAAGAAGATTTTAAGAATGCACAGCGCGATTTATTATGTAAGCAAAATGGTTTTTCCACTTACTAG
- a CDS encoding alpha-1,2-fucosyltransferase codes for MEHLLSFLGSTVGKKIIIVGLTNITEQICTILPWNINYIIDVEKKSIGHTILSKPIFPPEILQQENPANIVLIVAGYYNLFIEQWFVALGLQRNVNYYFAPNLLEWFSYTNNVGSEKLLNIVRMDGGLGSQMTQYAIGLLLKEKLDVQVKYDLSWFSIGGKDINGKENRNFCLTDIFDMKDFEAADESEIKQYKAFYYYNHSKYCLYDESLVNVRCNRYIDGYFGNYKYLVPIMELLKEKFRFNLPLSGKNLSFLKKIKDTEVPVAIHVRRGDYVGSMFDILNEDYYQRAVQFLLSKLAAKQIHFFAFSNDVQWVKDNIHLEQPVTYVDCNDNDNGAFDMHLMSQCKHFIIANSGFSSWAAILGNAQNKIVIAPNRSFDVSAIANNPILVASLEGHDDIKNKFPDWNYLSV; via the coding sequence TTGGAACATTTATTATCTTTTTTGGGAAGCACAGTAGGGAAAAAAATTATTATCGTAGGGCTTACTAATATAACTGAACAAATTTGTACGATACTTCCATGGAATATTAATTATATTATCGATGTAGAGAAAAAGTCTATTGGGCATACAATCTTAAGTAAGCCTATTTTTCCGCCGGAAATATTGCAGCAAGAAAATCCAGCTAACATAGTACTTATTGTTGCGGGTTATTATAATCTGTTCATTGAACAATGGTTTGTTGCCTTAGGGTTACAAAGAAATGTTAATTATTATTTTGCTCCTAATTTATTAGAATGGTTTTCATATACAAATAATGTGGGGAGTGAGAAGCTTTTAAATATTGTCAGAATGGATGGCGGCTTGGGAAGCCAAATGACACAGTATGCGATTGGCCTTCTGTTAAAGGAGAAACTGGATGTACAAGTAAAATATGATTTGTCATGGTTTTCTATTGGTGGAAAAGATATTAATGGAAAAGAAAACAGGAATTTTTGCTTAACTGATATTTTTGATATGAAAGACTTTGAAGCAGCTGATGAATCTGAAATAAAGCAATATAAAGCTTTTTATTATTATAATCATAGTAAATATTGCTTATATGATGAAAGCCTTGTGAATGTACGATGCAATCGATATATTGATGGCTATTTTGGGAATTACAAATACCTTGTGCCTATAATGGAATTATTAAAGGAAAAATTCCGTTTTAACTTACCTCTCTCAGGGAAAAATCTGAGTTTTCTAAAAAAAATAAAAGATACCGAAGTTCCTGTTGCTATACATGTACGCAGAGGTGACTACGTTGGAAGCATGTTTGATATTTTGAATGAAGATTATTATCAGCGAGCGGTTCAGTTTTTGTTAAGTAAGTTAGCTGCTAAACAGATTCATTTTTTTGCTTTTTCAAATGATGTGCAATGGGTAAAAGACAATATCCATCTAGAACAACCTGTAACTTATGTAGACTGCAATGATAATGATAATGGGGCATTTGATATGCATTTAATGTCTCAGTGCAAGCATTTTATTATTGCAAACAGTGGATTTAGCAGTTGGGCGGCAATTTTGGGAAATGCTCAGAATAAGATAGTGATTGCACCTAATAGAAGTTTTGATGTTAGTGCAATAGCCAATAATCCTATTTTAGTGGCATCTCTTGAAGGTCATGATGATATAAAAAATAAATTTCCTGACTGGAATTATCTGTCTGTATGA
- a CDS encoding glycosyltransferase family 10 domain-containing protein: protein MKKVIMSSYYSGGNIFSDNPDLERGANINEVREQLLAKGYEIKAQGTCDPHEAHAIFFLEGIPYEGGPNYEFFKQCVEQGLVNKMRLFLIEAPIVTPHSWNLEFHKYFVKIYTWNDDLIDNKRYFKINYFQSLLNIPEKIPFNQRKLCTLISGNKMYYSSLELYSERIEAIRAFERLGPYEFDLYGTCWNQPRSQVQQLYPFLVPKFPSYRGPVEKKLPVLSRYKFSICYENMIGLDGYRGYITEKIFNSLMARCVPVYLGAVNITDYVPDNVFIDRRKFNSYDELYTYLINISEKQFDEYLHNIDVYLSGNTFYKHFSQDSFIKMLLEDLAE, encoded by the coding sequence ATGAAAAAAGTTATCATGAGCTCCTATTACTCAGGAGGTAACATATTTTCAGATAATCCTGATTTGGAACGGGGGGCAAATATTAACGAAGTACGAGAACAGTTATTAGCCAAAGGCTATGAAATTAAGGCACAAGGTACCTGTGATCCTCATGAAGCACATGCAATTTTTTTTCTTGAAGGAATTCCATATGAAGGCGGACCTAATTACGAATTTTTTAAGCAATGCGTGGAGCAGGGGTTAGTCAACAAGATGCGGTTGTTTTTAATAGAAGCACCGATAGTGACGCCACATTCTTGGAATTTAGAGTTTCATAAATACTTTGTTAAAATCTATACATGGAATGATGATTTAATAGATAATAAAAGATATTTCAAAATAAATTACTTCCAAAGCTTATTGAATATACCGGAAAAGATTCCTTTTAATCAGCGTAAATTATGTACGCTGATTTCGGGGAATAAGATGTATTATAGTTCCTTAGAATTATATTCAGAAAGAATAGAGGCTATTCGGGCTTTTGAACGGTTAGGTCCATATGAATTTGATTTATATGGTACCTGTTGGAATCAACCGAGATCGCAAGTACAGCAGTTGTATCCATTTTTAGTACCTAAGTTTCCTAGTTATCGGGGGCCGGTGGAGAAAAAGTTGCCGGTACTTTCTCGATATAAATTTAGTATTTGTTATGAAAATATGATTGGTTTAGATGGATATCGAGGATATATTACTGAAAAAATATTTAATTCACTTATGGCAAGATGCGTTCCTGTATACCTTGGGGCTGTTAATATAACAGATTATGTTCCAGATAATGTTTTTATTGATAGAAGAAAATTTAACTCATATGATGAATTGTATACTTATTTGATTAACATATCGGAAAAACAGTTTGACGAATATCTTCACAATATTGACGTCTATTTAAGTGGAAATACGTTTTATAAACATTTTTCCCAGGATAGCTTTATTAAAATGCTTTTAGAAGACCTGGCGGAATGA
- a CDS encoding NAD-dependent epimerase/dehydratase family protein: MKVLITGAGGFVGRNLEEYFSGKHEIFAATHADLDLLDDSAVKNYIEENQIEFIIHCASYGGSRKSNYDEKNDNVVEQNLRMFFNLERCLTPNMRMVYLGSGAEYDRLHWSHKMSEEYFDTYVPADSYGYAKYLISKYIEQTDNIVCLRIFGLFGKYEDYRFKFISNAIVKNLLKMPITINQNVVFDYLYIGDFVKLVKYMIGNKPKEKHYNITPTQSIDLVTIAEIINEISDFKSKIIVLYEGMNREYSGDNNKLLSEVGNFQFTEYVKSIEELYQYYSSIFDTLDVEIIKNDLFISKCLKR; this comes from the coding sequence ATGAAAGTCTTAATTACTGGTGCAGGTGGCTTCGTAGGACGCAATTTAGAGGAATATTTTTCTGGAAAGCATGAAATTTTTGCAGCTACTCATGCAGATTTAGATCTATTAGATGATAGTGCCGTAAAAAATTATATCGAAGAAAATCAAATTGAATTTATTATTCATTGTGCGTCTTACGGTGGTTCCCGCAAGAGTAATTATGATGAGAAAAATGATAATGTAGTAGAGCAAAATTTACGAATGTTTTTTAACTTGGAACGTTGTTTAACTCCTAATATGCGAATGGTTTATTTGGGAAGCGGTGCAGAGTATGATCGGTTGCATTGGTCGCATAAAATGAGCGAAGAGTATTTTGATACTTATGTACCTGCTGACAGTTATGGTTATGCAAAATATTTGATATCAAAATATATAGAGCAGACGGATAATATTGTATGTTTACGGATATTTGGTTTATTTGGGAAATATGAAGATTATCGTTTTAAATTCATTTCCAATGCCATTGTAAAAAATCTATTAAAAATGCCGATTACTATTAATCAAAATGTTGTATTTGATTATTTATATATAGGTGATTTTGTAAAACTTGTCAAGTATATGATAGGGAATAAACCAAAAGAAAAGCATTATAATATTACTCCGACTCAATCTATTGATCTTGTAACAATAGCTGAGATTATTAACGAAATTAGCGATTTTAAAAGCAAAATAATTGTTTTATATGAAGGAATGAACAGGGAATATAGTGGGGATAATAATAAATTATTATCTGAAGTGGGAAATTTCCAATTTACAGAGTATGTCAAATCGATAGAAGAATTATATCAATATTATAGTAGCATTTTTGATACACTAGACGTCGAAATAATAAAGAATGATCTATTTATTTCTAAATGCTTAAAACGTTGA